A genomic window from Sulfurimonas paralvinellae includes:
- a CDS encoding prepilin-type N-terminal cleavage/methylation domain-containing protein, protein MVKRYAFTMIELIFAIVIISIAIVSLPVMTNTTQKGVEQNIVQEAIFAASAQLMGIMSGYWDELSMQDNALSNLSRVINIGGDCDAVTRMRPGHIAQPFHRRCLNNDVNPANLSATGGNFYSLDDAVAAVNGTADIFDNPNASDTGYKDTYTSTATISRTNDLKKIAVSIQDSNGNTITKLISYSANIGEPEYYKRTMQ, encoded by the coding sequence GTGGTAAAAAGATATGCATTTACGATGATCGAGCTAATATTTGCTATTGTCATCATATCAATTGCCATTGTCTCTCTGCCTGTTATGACAAACACGACGCAAAAAGGGGTCGAGCAGAATATAGTACAAGAAGCCATCTTCGCTGCTTCTGCGCAGCTAATGGGAATCATGTCCGGATATTGGGATGAACTTTCTATGCAAGACAATGCTCTTAGTAATCTTTCAAGAGTCATCAATATAGGCGGTGATTGCGATGCAGTTACACGAATGAGACCAGGACATATTGCTCAGCCTTTTCATCGCCGCTGTTTAAATAATGATGTAAACCCTGCAAACTTAAGTGCAACAGGCGGCAATTTTTATTCACTTGATGATGCTGTTGCTGCTGTCAATGGGACAGCTGATATATTTGATAATCCAAATGCATCTGATACAGGGTATAAAGATACTTATACAAGTACAGCAACAATTTCAAGAACAAACGACTTAAAAAAGATTGCTGTCTCAATTCAAGACAGCAATGGCAATACAATTACAAAACTTATCAGTTACAGTGCAAATATCGGTGAGCCGGAATACTATAAAAGGACTATGCAATGA
- a CDS encoding prepilin-type N-terminal cleavage/methylation domain-containing protein, protein MMRRYAFTMIELIFVIVVMGILGKYGVEFLAQAYHNYIFAQVNNQLQADAEMAVETIAARLQYRIKASVIGRKSSDNTFVAIQSASGTQYNILEWVGSDEESFRGKTAPYWSGIIDLDDSNATYLASPGTNTAEINNIIDALAHNSGTDINDSAIYFVGSNSNSQQWGWTIPHAAFIDQSNAMHPIQTDANTSVLIPKVGSFSGEDVYEYYKLAWTAYAVGIKDYDAATNKGTLTLWYDYQPWEGDDYTKATTQSSVIMENVSTFQFRAVGSVIKIQVCVKSDLIEDEKYSLCKEKTVF, encoded by the coding sequence ATGATGCGCCGTTATGCTTTTACAATGATAGAGCTTATATTTGTTATTGTGGTAATGGGAATATTGGGAAAATACGGAGTTGAATTCCTTGCACAGGCATATCATAACTATATATTTGCACAGGTAAACAATCAACTACAGGCAGATGCTGAAATGGCAGTTGAAACGATTGCTGCAAGATTGCAGTACCGTATAAAAGCATCTGTTATTGGTCGCAAATCAAGTGACAATACATTTGTAGCTATCCAGAGTGCAAGCGGAACACAGTACAATATATTAGAGTGGGTAGGGAGTGATGAAGAGAGCTTTCGAGGGAAAACAGCTCCTTATTGGAGCGGAATTATAGACTTAGATGACTCCAATGCTACCTATCTGGCTTCTCCTGGAACGAACACTGCCGAGATAAACAATATAATTGATGCTCTTGCACATAATAGTGGTACCGATATTAATGACAGTGCCATCTACTTTGTCGGTTCCAACAGTAACAGCCAACAATGGGGATGGACGATTCCACATGCTGCTTTTATTGATCAAAGCAATGCTATGCATCCAATACAGACAGATGCAAACACTTCTGTTCTCATTCCAAAAGTCGGTTCATTCAGCGGAGAAGATGTTTATGAATATTATAAACTTGCATGGACTGCTTATGCAGTTGGTATAAAAGATTATGATGCTGCTACAAACAAGGGCACTCTTACACTTTGGTATGATTATCAGCCATGGGAAGGAGATGATTATACAAAAGCAACAACACAATCCTCTGTTATCATGGAAAATGTAAGTACATTCCAATTTCGTGCAGTAGGGTCTGTCATAAAAATTCAAGTCTGTGTAAAATCAGATTTAATAGAGGATGAAAAGTATTCATTATGCAAAGAAAAAACAGTTTTTTAA
- the hpf gene encoding ribosome hibernation-promoting factor, HPF/YfiA family has product MNISLTGRNLELTDAIKQHMTASIEALKKYNMDIISANVIATTATRKGKEHFNIEFVLNLPQKNTIVINQHDSDLYAAIDIALERAEKALRRLHDKEVDHHKVGLNELKAEIVDVKEVAEEMEDEIIPVELDLYKPREVEDVLSDLKESGKMFEIFVDNEHKTRVLYKRNDGKFGLY; this is encoded by the coding sequence ATGAATATTTCTTTAACAGGCAGAAATTTAGAACTGACAGACGCTATCAAGCAACATATGACAGCATCTATAGAAGCACTTAAAAAATACAATATGGACATTATTTCTGCAAATGTAATTGCAACGACTGCGACAAGAAAAGGAAAAGAACACTTTAACATAGAGTTTGTTCTTAACCTTCCTCAAAAAAACACTATTGTTATCAATCAACATGACAGTGATCTCTATGCAGCTATTGACATTGCGTTAGAGCGTGCGGAAAAAGCACTTCGTCGTTTACATGACAAAGAAGTCGATCACCATAAAGTCGGTCTTAATGAACTTAAAGCAGAAATTGTCGATGTAAAAGAGGTAGCCGAAGAGATGGAAGATGAGATCATCCCTGTAGAACTTGATCTTTACAAACCACGTGAAGTCGAAGATGTTCTCAGCGACCTCAAAGAGAGCGGAAAAATGTTCGAGATCTTTGTGGACAATGAACATAAAACTCGTGTTCTCTACAAAAGAAACGACGGTAAATTCGGTCTTTATTAA
- the recG gene encoding ATP-dependent DNA helicase RecG codes for MKKLSKEQEAKFKKLGISTISELALLIPNSYEDYRIQNRLHPHAAQLIDATVESIYRAPNSIQVTFFAHNFGHRVTGVLFRPKPYMLHQFKAGERDCYYGMIECKNGQCSMSMPRKVTQVGTITPKYKTALRTDVMARLVQELVSVQSLQEEGIPQEVAEEIVKLHFPDEILLQSRELSQQTMEALKYLELFIYMKQLSRKRRYFSAIASKKSSYESFLSALPFTLTQEQLHAINDIQNDFSKDVAAKRMIVGDVGSGKTMVILAAAFMMMPHRSILMAPTTILANQLYEEAQKFLPGMNIALITNKTKKVPLDAYDFIIGTHALLYRELPDAALVMVDEQHRFGTQQRNMLEKFITQGEKKPHYLQFSATPIPRTLAMIESAHIDVSLITSTPYKKDIDSKVIHKNDFSELLEHIKNEIAKNNQVLIVYPLVEQSEMLAYQSIDEARGYWEKNFSNVYVTHGKDKEKEQVLLDFREKGNILISTTVVEVGISLPRLTTVVIVGAERLGLSTLHQLRGRVSRTGLKGYCFLYTNQNNSERLDEFVKTTNGFDIANLDLKYRKSGDLLKGKNQSGSQFTWVDFAEDTEIVKRVKEDLLLLPHND; via the coding sequence ATGAAAAAACTATCAAAAGAGCAAGAAGCAAAATTTAAAAAACTCGGTATATCTACCATAAGCGAACTCGCTCTTTTGATTCCCAACTCCTATGAAGATTACAGAATTCAAAACAGACTTCATCCTCACGCAGCACAACTCATCGATGCAACCGTCGAGTCGATTTATCGTGCACCAAATTCCATTCAGGTAACTTTCTTTGCACATAATTTTGGACATAGAGTAACCGGTGTCTTATTTCGTCCTAAGCCGTATATGCTGCATCAGTTCAAGGCAGGAGAGAGAGACTGCTACTATGGGATGATAGAGTGCAAAAACGGACAGTGCTCCATGAGTATGCCGCGAAAAGTCACACAAGTAGGCACTATCACTCCAAAATATAAAACAGCACTCAGAACGGATGTGATGGCTCGTCTTGTGCAGGAACTTGTCAGTGTACAATCTTTGCAAGAAGAGGGGATACCTCAAGAGGTTGCAGAGGAGATTGTAAAACTGCATTTTCCTGATGAAATACTGCTTCAAAGCAGAGAACTTTCACAGCAGACGATGGAAGCATTAAAATACCTTGAACTTTTTATCTATATGAAACAGCTCTCACGCAAGCGAAGATATTTCAGTGCCATAGCTTCAAAAAAGAGCAGTTATGAGTCTTTTCTATCTGCTTTGCCATTTACGCTCACGCAGGAGCAGTTACATGCCATTAACGATATACAAAACGATTTTTCCAAAGATGTGGCAGCCAAGAGAATGATAGTCGGGGATGTGGGCAGCGGAAAGACAATGGTGATTTTAGCGGCTGCTTTTATGATGATGCCGCACCGCTCCATCTTAATGGCACCCACGACAATTTTGGCAAATCAGCTCTATGAAGAGGCACAAAAATTTCTACCGGGTATGAACATAGCCCTTATCACGAACAAAACAAAAAAAGTACCTCTGGATGCATATGATTTCATCATAGGAACCCATGCACTTCTCTATAGAGAACTTCCAGATGCCGCTTTGGTTATGGTGGATGAACAGCACCGTTTTGGAACGCAGCAGCGTAATATGCTTGAAAAGTTCATAACGCAGGGTGAAAAGAAACCACATTATCTACAGTTTTCGGCTACGCCTATTCCAAGAACCTTAGCAATGATAGAATCTGCCCATATTGATGTTTCTTTAATTACTTCTACACCTTATAAAAAAGACATTGACTCGAAAGTGATCCATAAAAATGATTTTTCAGAGTTATTGGAACATATCAAAAATGAGATAGCCAAAAATAATCAGGTACTTATTGTCTATCCGTTGGTGGAGCAGAGTGAGATGCTGGCGTATCAAAGTATTGATGAAGCTAGAGGGTATTGGGAAAAGAATTTCAGTAATGTTTATGTCACTCACGGAAAAGACAAAGAAAAAGAGCAGGTGCTTTTGGATTTTCGAGAAAAAGGCAATATTCTCATCTCTACGACAGTGGTGGAAGTAGGTATATCGTTGCCGAGGCTCACAACGGTTGTCATTGTAGGCGCTGAGAGGTTAGGGCTCTCAACATTGCATCAGTTACGCGGTCGCGTGAGCCGAACAGGACTCAAGGGCTACTGTTTTTTATATACTAACCAAAACAACTCTGAGCGATTGGATGAATTTGTAAAAACTACCAATGGCTTTGATATAGCTAACTTGGATCTCAAATATAGAAAAAGCGGTGATCTACTGAAAGGGAAAAATCAAAGTGGTTCACAGTTTACGTGGGTGGATTTTGCTGAAGATACAGAGATAGTGAAGAGAGTAAAAGAAGATTTGCTTCTTTTACCTCATAACGATTAA
- the glyQ gene encoding glycine--tRNA ligase subunit alpha: MITFSEMLLKLQEFWMKQGCNIVQPYDIPAGAGTFHPATFLRSLDSTPWATAYVAPSRRPTDGRYGENPNRLGSYYQFQAIIKPSPDNIQELYLQSLEYLGLDVSKHDIRFIEDNWESPTLGAWGLGWEVWLNGMEVTQFTYFQQVGGIECSPVTAEITYGTERLAMYLQGVDTVFDIVWNVDKEGNKTLYKDVHKESEIEFSKYNFEVADTAMLFEEFNAKSAECMRTLEAGLPLPAYDLCMMASHVFNVLDARKAISQTERQNYILKIRELSRGCAELYKAQEEERNKRVNG, translated from the coding sequence ATGATAACTTTTAGTGAGATGTTACTTAAATTACAGGAATTTTGGATGAAGCAGGGGTGCAATATTGTACAGCCTTATGATATTCCCGCAGGGGCAGGAACATTTCATCCGGCAACTTTTCTTCGCTCACTTGACTCTACGCCGTGGGCTACGGCATATGTGGCACCCTCACGCAGACCGACAGACGGACGCTACGGAGAGAACCCAAACAGACTTGGTTCATACTATCAGTTTCAGGCAATTATAAAACCTTCACCGGATAATATTCAAGAACTCTATCTGCAATCTTTGGAGTATTTGGGTCTTGATGTAAGTAAGCACGATATCCGCTTTATTGAAGATAACTGGGAATCACCTACGCTCGGTGCATGGGGACTTGGCTGGGAAGTGTGGCTCAATGGTATGGAAGTGACACAGTTTACATATTTTCAACAGGTCGGCGGCATCGAGTGCTCACCGGTTACTGCTGAGATAACTTACGGAACAGAACGACTTGCTATGTATCTTCAAGGGGTTGATACGGTCTTTGACATTGTCTGGAATGTAGATAAAGAGGGCAACAAAACACTCTATAAAGATGTACATAAAGAGAGCGAGATAGAGTTTAGTAAGTACAATTTCGAAGTGGCAGATACAGCAATGCTTTTTGAAGAGTTTAATGCAAAAAGTGCAGAGTGCATGCGAACACTTGAAGCCGGGCTGCCTTTACCGGCATATGATCTTTGTATGATGGCATCGCATGTCTTTAATGTTCTCGATGCAAGAAAAGCGATCTCGCAGACAGAGCGACAGAACTATATACTTAAAATTCGTGAACTCTCACGCGGCTGCGCAGAACTTTACAAAGCACAGGAAGAAGAGAGAAATAAACGCGTTAACGGGTAA
- a CDS encoding damage-control phosphatase ARMT1 family protein, with the protein MNIDLACVGCIVNQSVKVADAIGADSALRKKLLTTVDAMSKEFSFDLTPPEIAADVYEKMAEIAHKEDLYAEVKEHSTQKARSFVPFLKEKLQNSDDKLLTATKIAVAGNVIDLAAEVTFDLEEELEKIFHTEFAHNDFEALREQLACAKSVTILGDNVGEHIFDYMFIQVLQELYPQIHFSYMVRGCPIINDVTLKEAQEAGFDKLCELIDSGVNTPGFTYERASEYAQSVFDSADVVISKGMGNYECLSPSHRGNICFLLKVKCEVVAASLGKSVGDIVCKLTNKNV; encoded by the coding sequence ATGAATATAGATCTTGCATGTGTGGGCTGTATTGTTAACCAGAGCGTCAAAGTCGCGGATGCTATTGGTGCGGACAGCGCTTTAAGAAAAAAACTGCTTACTACTGTCGATGCAATGAGTAAAGAGTTCTCTTTTGACCTCACACCTCCTGAAATTGCTGCCGATGTGTATGAAAAAATGGCTGAGATAGCTCATAAAGAGGATCTTTATGCTGAGGTCAAAGAACACTCTACCCAAAAAGCCCGCTCATTCGTTCCTTTTTTAAAAGAAAAACTCCAAAATTCAGATGATAAACTTCTAACGGCAACAAAGATAGCGGTTGCAGGCAATGTCATAGATCTGGCGGCTGAAGTTACCTTTGATCTTGAAGAAGAGCTTGAGAAAATTTTTCATACTGAGTTTGCTCATAATGATTTTGAAGCTCTGCGTGAGCAGCTCGCTTGTGCGAAGAGTGTTACGATACTAGGAGATAATGTAGGAGAGCATATATTTGATTATATGTTCATTCAAGTGCTGCAGGAACTCTATCCGCAGATCCATTTTTCCTACATGGTACGCGGATGTCCAATTATCAACGATGTGACACTTAAAGAAGCACAAGAGGCTGGTTTTGATAAACTGTGTGAACTTATTGACAGTGGTGTCAATACTCCGGGATTTACCTATGAACGTGCCAGTGAGTATGCTCAATCAGTATTTGACAGTGCGGATGTTGTCATTAGCAAAGGGATGGGAAACTATGAGTGTCTTTCTCCTTCACACAGAGGTAACATCTGCTTTTTGCTTAAAGTGAAGTGTGAAGTTGTCGCTGCTTCTTTAGGAAAAAGTGTCGGTGATATCGTTTGCAAATTGACAAACAAGAATGTTTAA
- a CDS encoding DUF3972 domain-containing protein, which yields MQWMKDDEYSELTGLELSAIDDLVERGKLTVKVEDGIRYIDPSKGATEVVVPAKLSELSEKNKHEMLVQPEFVEKTIGTIINLHEKVLDAKDETLEAVKTENEFLREALASLQELYDEDRKTIHTLQEQLKLSQQEVEFMRRKYKLMWNKAIDEHTS from the coding sequence ATGCAGTGGATGAAGGACGATGAATACAGTGAATTGACCGGACTGGAATTATCGGCTATTGATGATCTGGTAGAGCGTGGTAAATTGACTGTAAAAGTTGAAGACGGCATACGCTACATCGATCCATCAAAAGGTGCTACAGAAGTTGTCGTTCCTGCAAAACTGAGTGAACTCAGTGAAAAAAACAAACATGAGATGCTTGTTCAGCCTGAGTTCGTTGAAAAGACGATAGGTACGATCATCAATCTTCATGAGAAAGTTCTTGATGCAAAAGATGAGACGCTTGAGGCCGTGAAAACAGAAAATGAGTTTTTGCGTGAGGCGCTTGCATCGCTGCAAGAACTTTATGATGAAGACAGAAAGACCATTCACACGCTTCAAGAACAGCTGAAGCTTTCTCAGCAGGAAGTTGAGTTTATGCGTCGTAAGTACAAGCTTATGTGGAATAAAGCCATCGATGAACACACTTCTTAG
- the purE gene encoding 5-(carboxyamino)imidazole ribonucleotide mutase, protein MKFVSIVIGSKSDYEVMKSCSDTLESFGVNYEMIISSAHRSPERTKEYIAEAEKKGAQVFIAAAGMAAHLAGVLSSKTIKPIIGVPMSASALSGIDALLSTVQMPAGMPVATVAIGKAGAINSAYLAMQILALENEELAIKLKEDRIAKAKKVEMDSLEIETIIK, encoded by the coding sequence ATGAAATTTGTTTCAATTGTAATAGGCTCAAAGAGTGACTATGAAGTAATGAAGTCGTGTTCTGACACGTTAGAGAGTTTTGGTGTAAATTATGAGATGATTATCTCATCTGCACACCGTTCACCGGAGAGAACAAAAGAGTATATTGCAGAAGCTGAAAAAAAAGGCGCACAGGTCTTTATTGCAGCGGCCGGAATGGCTGCACACTTGGCGGGTGTTCTCTCTTCAAAGACAATCAAACCTATCATCGGTGTACCTATGTCGGCTTCAGCACTGAGTGGAATCGATGCACTCCTTTCAACCGTACAGATGCCTGCTGGAATGCCGGTTGCTACAGTTGCCATAGGAAAAGCCGGAGCGATCAACTCTGCATATCTTGCTATGCAGATTTTGGCACTGGAAAATGAAGAGCTGGCGATTAAGCTAAAAGAAGACCGCATTGCAAAAGCGAAAAAAGTCGAGATGGATTCTTTAGAGATAGAGACTATTATAAAATAG
- a CDS encoding peptidase U32 family protein gives MKKVELLSPAGTLEKLKIAFDYGADAVYGGVSHFSLRIRSGKEFSWEDFEEGIAYAHARGKKVYATINGFPFNSQLNLLKKHILKMAELKPDAFIVATPGVLKLAHELAPDMPLHLSTQANVMNVLDAKVYADIGATRIITAREISLKDLKEIKKELPELELEVFVHGSMCFAYSGRCLISTLQSGRVPNRGSCANDCRFPYEMYAANPETGTLFKLEEEEGVGTYIMNSKDLNLASHMQEILDSGVVDSVKIEGRTKTAYYAAVTAKAYRMAIDDYYAGKVESDKYQYELQSLQNRGYTDAYLISRPFEKHDTQSLDFTMQLGTHQVTGVTNEAGTHYMCKFTTRPGDELEVVAPLDSKIALVDNETGTTYEKEGRLYLQFKELRDEKGKVWEAVHSGNINPIKLPTTFPPFTFFRIPARDDMNTAPKN, from the coding sequence ATGAAAAAAGTTGAACTCCTCTCTCCGGCAGGAACGTTAGAAAAACTCAAGATTGCTTTTGATTACGGTGCTGATGCTGTTTATGGCGGTGTGAGCCATTTTTCGCTTCGGATAAGAAGCGGCAAAGAATTTAGTTGGGAAGATTTTGAAGAAGGAATCGCCTATGCTCACGCAAGAGGTAAGAAAGTCTATGCAACCATTAATGGTTTTCCGTTCAATTCTCAGCTCAATCTTCTCAAAAAACACATCTTAAAAATGGCAGAGCTAAAACCGGATGCTTTTATCGTGGCAACACCGGGTGTTTTAAAACTAGCCCATGAACTTGCTCCTGATATGCCGTTACATCTCTCCACACAGGCAAATGTGATGAACGTTCTCGATGCAAAGGTTTATGCGGACATTGGAGCGACACGTATCATTACTGCACGTGAGATTAGTTTAAAAGATCTCAAAGAGATAAAAAAAGAGCTGCCTGAACTTGAGCTTGAGGTTTTTGTTCACGGTTCTATGTGCTTTGCCTATTCTGGACGCTGTCTTATCTCTACACTGCAAAGTGGTCGTGTCCCAAACCGTGGAAGCTGTGCCAATGACTGCCGTTTTCCTTATGAGATGTATGCCGCGAATCCTGAAACAGGAACGCTTTTCAAGCTTGAAGAAGAGGAGGGTGTCGGTACTTACATCATGAACTCAAAAGACCTCAATCTCGCTTCACATATGCAGGAAATCCTGGATTCTGGTGTTGTTGATTCCGTTAAGATAGAAGGACGAACAAAAACAGCCTACTATGCGGCAGTGACAGCAAAAGCCTATAGAATGGCGATAGATGACTACTATGCAGGGAAAGTTGAGAGTGATAAGTATCAGTATGAGCTTCAGTCATTGCAAAACCGTGGTTACACGGATGCGTATCTTATCTCTCGTCCTTTTGAAAAGCACGATACACAGTCACTTGATTTTACGATGCAACTAGGAACACATCAGGTAACGGGTGTGACTAATGAAGCCGGTACGCATTATATGTGTAAGTTTACGACAAGACCGGGTGATGAGCTTGAAGTCGTTGCACCGCTCGATAGCAAAATAGCACTTGTTGACAATGAGACAGGAACAACATACGAAAAAGAGGGTAGGCTTTACCTGCAGTTTAAGGAGTTGCGTGATGAAAAAGGCAAAGTTTGGGAAGCGGTACACAGTGGAAACATCAACCCGATAAAACTGCCGACAACATTTCCGCCGTTTACATTTTTTAGGATTCCGGCACGGGATGATATGAACACTGCTCCAAAAAATTAG
- a CDS encoding chemotaxis protein has protein sequence MTQEELDALMNGEMGDMEELSEEESAEENIAEDAEETLEDAADENSQIDPEEIIGNKIKSAELPLPATDENKMVHQLDDVTKESEEKASEIFDIIENISNDLMEREETLSGVTEVIEANIALFEKLCDKFPDVETFQTQLASNKEAKENLSEVIETLQNSGDSIMNVMDIMQYQDIHRQKIERVINVMRALSKYMNTLFEGKVDDEKRVASATHIVGDAHNDVASTEDIEALLAQFGQ, from the coding sequence ATGACGCAAGAAGAATTAGATGCATTGATGAACGGTGAGATGGGCGATATGGAAGAACTCTCTGAAGAGGAGTCTGCAGAAGAAAATATAGCGGAAGATGCAGAGGAAACTCTAGAGGATGCTGCAGATGAGAATTCTCAAATAGATCCTGAAGAGATCATAGGAAACAAGATAAAATCAGCTGAACTTCCACTTCCGGCAACAGATGAGAATAAAATGGTCCACCAGCTTGATGATGTGACTAAAGAGTCTGAAGAAAAAGCGAGTGAAATTTTTGACATTATTGAAAATATCAGTAATGACCTTATGGAAAGAGAAGAGACGTTAAGCGGTGTAACGGAAGTTATAGAAGCAAATATTGCTCTCTTTGAAAAACTGTGCGATAAATTTCCTGATGTTGAAACATTTCAAACACAGCTTGCATCGAATAAAGAGGCAAAAGAGAATCTTTCAGAAGTCATAGAAACACTACAAAACAGCGGTGATTCCATCATGAATGTAATGGATATCATGCAGTATCAGGATATTCACAGACAGAAGATAGAACGTGTCATCAATGTTATGCGTGCACTTTCAAAATACATGAACACTCTTTTTGAAGGAAAAGTCGATGATGAAAAACGTGTTGCTTCAGCAACACATATTGTCGGCGATGCTCACAATGATGTGGCATCTACTGAAGATATCGAAGCCTTGCTTGCGCAGTTTGGACAATAA